The Sediminispirochaeta bajacaliforniensis DSM 16054 genome has a segment encoding these proteins:
- a CDS encoding U32 family peptidase, protein MSRVYNNKQIELLAPAGTFDIFKEIIHTSCDAVYCGGSQLNMRMIRKGYNLSREELREAVFLAREAGKNIYITVNSLLDESELAEAEEYLVFLEEIDPDAIIIQDTAILSLIKRLKLSIPLHASVMMNVHNTEMINVLEAHGIKRVVLSREMPLFEVKSIAGQTNVELEYFTHGDMCVAHGSLCYYSSYLFGMSSNRGRCLKPCRWPYAQPAQSQGTSSGHPFPLAVKDMNLYAHLWELLDAGVVSFKIEGRMRSKEFITGLVDVYGRALDAFLADPLGQMRPKSSAVEPFKKRDFSTGYAFGVPGLENINTRGEGTGDFYSTKKMFSTPTKEREVDAIQTEKLRARLLEIRGALKPSPEQPGLSVRVNSIEQGRRVLKSGSGIRRIYLSSEPFAPAMPFTLAELDGFRKECGKSDITLFLAFPRMVTDSQFSLFRAYLAQKPSADGFLLSNLGLFRLFEGEEYHLTCDSSMNIYNPQAVAFYEKAGAKGWTSSIELPALSLIRLPTQAAAAGCTGEAELIYHGLPDVMYLDHDVSGRKADSWFLETEAGRLRIKRDCWNHYHLLPVKELTLMPLTDIFMKSGYDLLRLELQAYGPEETSSIMKAALTCMDHPEKGDLILESLQTQSKGYTYGAYQF, encoded by the coding sequence ATGAGCAGAGTGTATAACAACAAACAGATAGAGCTTCTTGCACCGGCCGGAACCTTCGATATTTTCAAGGAAATCATTCACACTTCCTGCGATGCCGTCTATTGCGGGGGAAGTCAGCTGAATATGAGAATGATACGGAAGGGCTACAACCTTTCCAGGGAAGAATTAAGAGAGGCCGTCTTTTTGGCACGGGAAGCCGGTAAAAACATATACATCACGGTAAACAGCTTACTTGATGAAAGCGAACTGGCCGAGGCAGAAGAATATCTGGTTTTTCTGGAAGAGATCGACCCCGATGCCATTATCATTCAGGACACGGCGATTCTCTCACTTATCAAACGCCTGAAGCTTAGTATACCACTCCATGCATCGGTGATGATGAATGTCCACAACACCGAAATGATTAATGTTCTTGAAGCACATGGCATCAAACGGGTTGTGCTCTCCAGGGAGATGCCGCTCTTCGAGGTCAAGTCCATAGCCGGGCAGACAAATGTGGAACTCGAATATTTTACCCATGGTGATATGTGTGTTGCACATGGCTCACTGTGCTACTACAGCTCCTATCTCTTCGGGATGTCGAGTAACAGGGGCCGTTGCCTCAAGCCTTGTCGATGGCCCTATGCACAGCCTGCACAGTCACAAGGGACCTCCTCCGGCCATCCTTTCCCTCTTGCGGTTAAGGATATGAACCTCTACGCCCATCTGTGGGAGCTTCTGGATGCCGGAGTCGTATCCTTTAAAATAGAAGGAAGGATGCGTTCAAAGGAGTTTATTACGGGGCTCGTCGATGTCTACGGCAGGGCCCTTGATGCATTTCTTGCCGATCCTCTTGGGCAGATGCGGCCGAAAAGCTCCGCTGTCGAGCCCTTTAAAAAGCGGGATTTTTCCACAGGCTATGCTTTCGGGGTTCCGGGTTTGGAGAATATCAATACAAGGGGAGAAGGCACAGGAGATTTCTACTCTACAAAAAAGATGTTCAGTACCCCGACAAAGGAGCGGGAGGTAGATGCGATACAAACCGAAAAACTCCGTGCACGGCTCCTCGAAATACGTGGGGCTCTAAAGCCCTCCCCGGAGCAGCCGGGGTTATCGGTGCGGGTCAATTCTATCGAACAGGGACGACGTGTTCTCAAATCGGGGAGCGGGATAAGAAGGATCTACCTCTCGAGTGAGCCCTTTGCACCGGCGATGCCCTTTACCCTAGCCGAACTTGACGGCTTTCGCAAGGAGTGCGGAAAGAGTGACATCACGCTTTTTCTTGCCTTTCCCAGAATGGTAACAGATAGCCAGTTCTCTCTTTTCAGAGCCTATCTTGCCCAAAAGCCTTCGGCCGATGGTTTTCTTTTGAGCAATCTTGGGCTCTTCCGCCTTTTCGAAGGAGAAGAGTATCATCTAACCTGTGACAGTTCGATGAATATATACAACCCACAGGCTGTCGCCTTTTATGAAAAAGCGGGAGCGAAGGGCTGGACCTCTTCGATAGAGCTGCCCGCCCTTTCCCTGATACGCTTGCCGACCCAGGCTGCCGCAGCCGGTTGCACAGGTGAGGCCGAACTTATCTATCACGGATTACCCGACGTCATGTATCTTGATCATGACGTTAGCGGTCGTAAAGCGGACTCCTGGTTCTTGGAGACAGAGGCCGGAAGACTCCGGATCAAGAGAGATTGCTGGAACCATTATCACCTGTTACCGGTAAAGGAACTGACGCTGATGCCCCTTACGGATATCTTCATGAAGTCGGGATACGACTTGCTGAGGTTGGAGTTGCAGGCCTATGGGCCGGAAGAGACAAGCAGTATCATGAAAGCCGCCCTCACCTGTATGGATCATCCCGAAAAGGGAGATCTCATTCTGGAATCATTACAAACTCAATCGAAAGGATATACCTATGGCGCATATCAATTCTGA
- a CDS encoding DUF6672 family protein, whose protein sequence is MIKRKLLVRSAGLIIVVLIAVLLYTNGKGYTLLLDNKDMEIDGISYQALEMVTVRIDHHEPVELYPRDRDMVLVPGKGHKATVTIYDKQYNEIAAKKLSFHIKEKGEMFLLSFPALAQDAEGWIIPFTPPSLQ, encoded by the coding sequence GTGATAAAACGAAAACTTCTCGTCCGCTCGGCGGGGCTCATCATAGTCGTACTTATTGCCGTATTGCTGTATACAAACGGCAAAGGCTACACCCTCCTGCTCGATAATAAAGATATGGAGATCGACGGTATCAGCTATCAGGCACTGGAGATGGTAACGGTCCGGATAGACCATCACGAGCCTGTCGAGCTTTATCCCCGGGATCGTGATATGGTCCTTGTTCCGGGGAAAGGTCATAAGGCAACGGTTACCATCTACGATAAGCAGTACAATGAGATAGCCGCTAAAAAGCTCAGTTTTCATATCAAGGAAAAAGGAGAGATGTTTTTGCTCTCCTTCCCGGCTCTGGCCCAGGACGCCGAAGGGTGGATTATCCCCTTTACACCGCCCTCGCTACAATAA
- a CDS encoding ABC transporter permease — MMKERKTTSAPKGSLLKQAKLLISEYPVPTLFIIISILAIPASGFSAGYLIQELITRLVRNSFLVLSLIIPIMAGMGLNFGMTLGAMAGQIALIFVTDWNIIGLNGLFLAMILSIPMSLIFGYATGQILNKAKGREMVTSFILAFFANGIYQLIVLYGMGSVIKIGSNALVLSRGYGIRNAVNLINVRQVMDNLIPLKIFGINVPLATFMFITLLCLFILWFKKTKLGQDMRAIGQDMAVADAAGIAVEKTRITAIIISTVLAGIGQVIYLQNIGTMNTYNSHEQIGMFSIAAILIGGATVSKAKIGNVFLGVILFHLMFIVSPMAGKNLIGSAMLGEYFRVFISYGVISIALVLHAWKRLKEQERARAGLQGGDSPTEEAEA; from the coding sequence ATGATGAAAGAAAGAAAAACGACAAGCGCTCCCAAAGGATCTCTCCTCAAACAGGCGAAGCTTCTCATTTCCGAATATCCGGTTCCCACACTCTTTATTATCATCAGTATACTGGCCATTCCGGCTTCAGGATTCTCCGCAGGATATCTTATCCAGGAACTGATAACCAGACTGGTTCGTAACAGCTTCCTTGTTTTGAGCCTGATCATTCCCATTATGGCCGGTATGGGGCTCAATTTCGGGATGACCCTCGGGGCCATGGCAGGCCAGATCGCCCTGATCTTCGTCACAGATTGGAACATCATCGGCCTAAACGGACTTTTCCTGGCTATGATTCTCTCGATCCCCATGTCCCTTATCTTCGGTTATGCCACGGGACAAATCCTGAACAAGGCAAAAGGTCGGGAGATGGTCACCAGTTTCATTCTTGCTTTCTTTGCAAACGGCATTTATCAGCTGATCGTCCTCTACGGCATGGGAAGTGTCATTAAGATCGGAAGTAATGCCTTAGTGCTCAGCAGGGGCTACGGTATCAGAAATGCCGTAAACCTGATCAATGTGCGGCAGGTAATGGATAATCTCATTCCCCTTAAGATATTTGGCATTAATGTTCCGCTTGCAACCTTCATGTTTATAACCCTGCTTTGTCTTTTCATCCTCTGGTTCAAGAAGACAAAACTTGGCCAGGACATGAGGGCCATCGGTCAGGATATGGCCGTGGCCGATGCCGCGGGAATCGCCGTGGAAAAGACGAGAATCACCGCTATTATCATCTCAACCGTATTGGCGGGGATCGGGCAGGTCATTTATCTGCAAAACATCGGAACCATGAATACCTATAACAGCCATGAGCAGATCGGCATGTTTTCCATCGCAGCCATTCTTATCGGCGGGGCAACGGTGAGCAAAGCGAAAATCGGAAACGTCTTTCTCGGCGTTATTCTTTTCCACCTGATGTTCATCGTCAGTCCCATGGCAGGTAAGAACCTCATCGGTTCCGCAATGCTCGGTGAGTATTTCAGGGTATTTATCTCTTACGGTGTCATCTCCATAGCCCTGGTACTGCACGCATGGAAACGGCTGAAAGAGCAGGAACGGGCAAGGGCAGGCCTGCAAGGAGGCGACAGCCCTACAGAGGAGGCAGAAGCGTGA
- a CDS encoding ABC transporter permease subunit, whose translation MESIRTFIERVGWPRIIIAIFLFTLFIAAPFVEVKVSTSISDTLIRFGMNGVMVLAMVPMVQSGCGLNFGLPLGIISGLLGAVLTIELGITGFPAFLTAIAITTPFALLFGFGYGKLLNRVKGNEMVIATYVGFSSVAFMCMMWLLLPLKSPTMVWGYGGEGLRTTISTEGFYLHVLNNFLAVHIGQDFSFPTGMILFLAVICLLVWAFFHTKTGTAMTAVGSNPDYARAAGISVDKMRTISVMMSTWLGGVGILVYQQSFGFIQLYMGPFYMAFPAVAAILIGGASVHKASIYNVLIGTFLFQGILTMTPSVMNSIINTDMSEVIRIIVSNGMILYALTRVTRSGSRG comes from the coding sequence ATGGAATCGATACGAACATTTATAGAGCGGGTCGGATGGCCACGCATCATTATTGCAATCTTTTTGTTTACCCTTTTTATTGCCGCTCCCTTTGTAGAGGTCAAGGTATCGACCTCTATCAGCGACACGCTGATCCGTTTCGGCATGAACGGGGTTATGGTTCTCGCCATGGTTCCCATGGTACAGTCGGGCTGCGGCCTCAACTTCGGCCTTCCTTTAGGAATTATCAGCGGCCTACTCGGTGCGGTCCTCACCATCGAGCTCGGGATAACCGGGTTTCCCGCTTTTCTGACGGCTATAGCCATTACAACCCCCTTTGCCCTGCTGTTCGGTTTTGGTTATGGCAAACTCCTCAACCGCGTTAAGGGGAACGAAATGGTTATCGCCACCTACGTCGGCTTTTCCTCGGTCGCATTTATGTGCATGATGTGGCTTCTTTTGCCGCTCAAAAGTCCCACCATGGTGTGGGGCTACGGAGGAGAAGGTCTTCGTACCACCATCAGCACCGAGGGATTCTACCTTCACGTTCTCAATAACTTCCTTGCCGTTCATATCGGACAGGACTTTTCTTTTCCCACAGGCATGATCCTCTTTCTTGCCGTAATATGTCTTCTTGTCTGGGCCTTTTTTCATACAAAAACCGGTACCGCGATGACAGCCGTCGGTTCCAATCCCGATTATGCACGGGCAGCCGGCATCAGCGTGGATAAAATGCGGACCATAAGCGTCATGATGTCCACCTGGCTCGGAGGCGTCGGCATCCTGGTTTACCAGCAAAGCTTCGGATTCATTCAGCTCTACATGGGCCCCTTCTATATGGCATTTCCGGCTGTGGCCGCCATCCTCATCGGCGGAGCCAGCGTCCATAAGGCATCCATCTACAATGTCCTGATCGGAACCTTTCTCTTTCAGGGGATACTTACCATGACGCCGTCGGTCATGAACAGCATCATCAACACCGATATGTCGGAAGTAATCAGGATCATCGTATCAAACGGCATGATCCTCTACGCTCTCACCAGAGTCACTCGAAGCGGAAGCAGGGGGTAG
- a CDS encoding sugar ABC transporter ATP-binding protein, with protein MNTTPLLELRSITKDFFGNQVLTDVSFNLERGEILGLVGENGAGKTTLMKIIFGMGVIRETGGYGGKILLEGEEVSFQSPFDALKAGIGMVHQEFSLIPGFSATENILLNRESTRYNFLVEIFNDRMRTLDREDMQKRALEAIRLLGIDLDEDMPVSEMPVGHKQFTEIARELARKQIKLLVLDEPTAVLTESEAEILISAVRNLAKRGISVIFISHRLDEIIALCDKVVILRDGEIVEEKHVTETSVEQIAEAMVGRSLEGYAPVSRESELKEEAVLEVKHLWVDMPGETVRDVSFSVRSGEIFGIGGLAGQGKLGIPNGIMGLYKAGGIVTFEGKPVVLNDPNAALMAGMSFVSEDRRGVGLLLEEPLDWNIAFTAMQTQDRFIKPILGGLIKWRDDKAIEDLAQEYIESLQIRCTGPWQHAVELSGGNQQKVCLAKAFAVKPKLLFVSEPTRGIDVGAKKLVLDTIRRYNRENGITVVMVSSELEELRSLCDRIAIVDEGRIGGIKPATEKSTEFGLMMIGRSRRAQAEV; from the coding sequence ATGAACACTACGCCGCTTCTTGAGCTGCGCTCGATAACGAAAGATTTTTTCGGTAACCAAGTGCTCACCGATGTCAGCTTCAATCTTGAAAGGGGAGAAATCCTCGGGCTGGTTGGAGAAAACGGGGCAGGAAAAACCACGTTGATGAAGATTATCTTCGGAATGGGTGTCATCCGTGAAACCGGTGGCTACGGTGGGAAAATACTTCTTGAAGGTGAAGAGGTTTCCTTCCAGAGCCCTTTTGACGCCCTCAAGGCGGGAATTGGTATGGTACACCAGGAGTTCAGCCTCATTCCCGGCTTCAGCGCAACGGAAAACATTCTGCTTAATCGAGAATCAACCCGATACAATTTTCTTGTTGAAATCTTTAACGACAGGATGAGGACTCTGGACAGAGAGGATATGCAAAAACGGGCACTGGAAGCTATCAGGCTTCTGGGAATCGACCTCGACGAAGATATGCCTGTGAGCGAAATGCCTGTCGGACACAAACAATTTACCGAAATCGCCAGAGAACTCGCACGTAAGCAGATTAAACTTCTGGTACTTGACGAGCCTACGGCTGTCCTCACCGAATCGGAGGCCGAAATTCTGATCTCGGCGGTACGCAACCTTGCAAAACGAGGAATTTCAGTCATCTTCATCAGCCACAGGCTGGATGAAATCATCGCCCTTTGTGATAAAGTCGTGATCCTGCGGGACGGAGAAATCGTAGAAGAGAAACATGTAACAGAAACAAGTGTCGAACAGATTGCCGAGGCAATGGTAGGCAGAAGTCTCGAAGGTTATGCACCGGTGTCGCGCGAGTCGGAACTCAAGGAAGAAGCGGTCCTGGAGGTGAAGCACCTCTGGGTCGACATGCCGGGAGAAACGGTCCGGGATGTGAGCTTTTCGGTACGAAGCGGTGAAATATTCGGAATAGGAGGCCTGGCAGGTCAGGGAAAACTCGGCATCCCGAACGGGATCATGGGCCTCTACAAAGCCGGCGGTATCGTTACATTCGAAGGGAAGCCGGTAGTTCTCAACGATCCCAACGCGGCTTTGATGGCGGGGATGAGCTTCGTCAGTGAAGACAGACGAGGAGTCGGCTTACTGCTCGAAGAGCCGCTGGACTGGAATATTGCCTTTACGGCAATGCAGACCCAGGATCGCTTCATCAAACCGATCCTGGGGGGGCTCATAAAATGGCGTGACGACAAGGCAATCGAAGATCTTGCCCAGGAATACATAGAGTCACTCCAGATTCGCTGTACAGGCCCATGGCAACATGCGGTGGAATTATCCGGTGGGAATCAACAAAAAGTCTGCCTTGCAAAGGCCTTTGCAGTGAAACCGAAGCTGCTTTTTGTATCAGAACCCACCAGAGGCATCGATGTCGGAGCGAAAAAATTGGTTCTCGACACCATTCGCCGCTACAACAGGGAAAACGGAATAACCGTTGTCATGGTATCTTCGGAGCTCGAAGAGCTTCGGAGCCTCTGCGACCGTATTGCCATTGTCGATGAAGGACGGATCGGAGGAATCAAGCCGGCTACCGAGAAATCGACAGAGTTCGGGCTGATGATGATCGGCCGCAGTCGACGCGCACAAGCCGAGGTATAG
- a CDS encoding DUF3798 domain-containing protein, with the protein MKKSLIILACLLLATGMLFAGGNQEQAAATGSEGAAFHIGVVTGTVSQSEDDLRGAERLIEEYGAVADGGMIQHITYPDNFMQEMETTITQIVGLADDPLMKAIVVNQAIPGTTEAFRRVKEKRSDILLIAGEAHEDPLVIESAADLAVNNDFVARGYLIIHTAKEMGAKTFVHISFPRHMSYETLARRRAIMEVACNDLGLKFVFETAPDPTSDVGVAGAQQFILEKVPAWVDKYGKDTAFFCTNDAHTEPLLKQLIEYGGYFVEADLPSPLMGYPGALGIDLSAEQGDFPAILKKVEQTIVEKGGAGRFGTWAYSYGYTTTAGLGELAKRVIEGDAKLTSLPDLMSAYNKYTPDAQWNGSFYTDANTGVRAKNHVLIYQDTYVMGRGYMHTTDIKVPEKYFTVK; encoded by the coding sequence ATGAAGAAAAGTCTTATTATCCTTGCCTGCTTACTTCTGGCGACCGGTATGCTATTTGCCGGCGGGAACCAGGAGCAGGCTGCCGCAACAGGCAGCGAAGGCGCCGCATTTCATATCGGCGTTGTAACGGGAACGGTTTCCCAGTCAGAGGACGACCTGCGCGGGGCCGAACGGCTCATCGAGGAGTACGGTGCCGTCGCCGACGGCGGAATGATTCAGCACATCACCTACCCCGACAATTTCATGCAGGAAATGGAAACCACCATCACCCAGATCGTGGGATTGGCGGATGATCCGCTCATGAAAGCAATCGTGGTTAACCAGGCCATCCCTGGAACCACCGAGGCTTTCCGCCGGGTAAAGGAAAAGCGATCCGATATCCTTTTGATCGCAGGTGAAGCCCACGAAGACCCTCTTGTTATCGAGAGTGCTGCAGACCTTGCGGTAAACAACGACTTTGTCGCCCGTGGATACCTCATTATCCACACGGCCAAGGAGATGGGTGCGAAAACCTTCGTCCACATTTCCTTTCCCCGCCACATGAGCTATGAGACCCTGGCACGTCGCCGGGCCATCATGGAAGTGGCCTGTAACGATCTCGGTCTGAAATTCGTCTTTGAGACCGCTCCCGATCCGACCAGCGACGTCGGTGTTGCGGGTGCGCAGCAGTTCATTCTTGAAAAAGTTCCGGCCTGGGTTGATAAATACGGAAAGGACACCGCCTTTTTCTGTACAAACGATGCCCATACCGAACCTTTGCTTAAGCAGCTGATCGAGTACGGCGGGTACTTCGTCGAGGCAGACCTCCCGAGTCCCCTGATGGGTTATCCCGGAGCCCTCGGAATCGACCTTTCCGCCGAACAGGGTGATTTCCCCGCCATTCTCAAAAAGGTTGAACAGACCATCGTCGAGAAGGGAGGAGCCGGCCGCTTCGGAACGTGGGCTTACTCCTACGGCTATACGACGACCGCAGGCCTCGGCGAACTGGCAAAGCGCGTCATCGAAGGCGATGCCAAGCTCACGAGTCTCCCCGATCTGATGAGTGCTTATAATAAGTATACACCCGACGCACAGTGGAACGGTTCCTTTTACACCGACGCAAACACCGGGGTTCGGGCCAAAAACCATGTTCTCATCTACCAGGACACCTACGTCATGGGAAGGGGTTACATGCATACGACCGATATCAAGGTTCCGGAAAAATACTTTACAGTAAAGTAA
- a CDS encoding DUF1177 domain-containing protein: MLIRQITELFDILDAPSASGERVKALFLDHGAQDVNVRRVQGEKGHTDCILITIQGHRGKSRGGNIPTLGIIGRLGGLGARPDMTGFVSDGDGALAVLACALKLVEMKRNGDGLAGDVMISTHICPNAPTLEHFPVPFMDSPINMDQMNDAEVNEQMDMIISVDTTKGNEIVNHTGIALSPTVKEGYILPVSNDLLQVYKRVTGHLPVILPLSIQDITPYANNLSHINSILQPSTVTKAPVVGLAITSQTAIAGCATGASHVSSVEQAARFSVEVAKDIGKGICHFYSEENFLSLHERYGSLSRFQTSGDSHD; this comes from the coding sequence ATGTTGATTCGACAAATCACGGAGCTCTTCGATATTCTCGATGCTCCAAGTGCTTCTGGTGAAAGGGTTAAGGCTCTTTTTTTAGATCACGGAGCCCAAGATGTTAATGTGCGCCGGGTCCAGGGCGAAAAGGGACATACTGACTGTATTTTAATTACAATACAAGGCCATAGGGGAAAGAGCCGAGGGGGAAATATCCCCACATTGGGTATAATAGGCCGCTTGGGAGGGCTTGGCGCTCGCCCGGATATGACCGGCTTTGTGTCCGATGGCGACGGAGCTTTGGCTGTTTTGGCTTGTGCTCTCAAATTGGTTGAGATGAAAAGAAATGGTGATGGCCTTGCCGGAGATGTTATGATCTCCACTCATATCTGTCCCAATGCGCCAACGCTTGAACATTTTCCCGTTCCCTTTATGGATTCTCCCATCAATATGGATCAGATGAACGATGCCGAAGTGAATGAACAGATGGATATGATCATTTCTGTCGACACTACCAAGGGCAATGAGATTGTAAACCATACCGGCATTGCACTATCTCCCACGGTAAAGGAGGGCTACATCTTGCCGGTCAGTAACGATCTCCTTCAGGTCTACAAACGTGTTACAGGCCATCTTCCGGTGATACTGCCGCTCTCTATTCAGGATATTACTCCGTATGCGAATAATCTTTCCCACATAAACAGTATCTTGCAGCCGTCTACTGTTACGAAAGCACCTGTTGTAGGGTTGGCTATAACCTCACAAACAGCGATTGCCGGCTGTGCAACCGGAGCATCGCATGTTTCCAGCGTCGAACAAGCGGCCCGTTTTTCTGTTGAGGTGGCAAAAGATATCGGTAAGGGAATATGTCACTTTTATTCAGAGGAAAATTTTCTGAGCTTGCATGAAAGGTATGGCAGCCTGAGCAGGTTTCAAACAAGTGGTGATAGTCATGATTGA
- a CDS encoding ABC transporter substrate-binding protein, translated as MKKRFWLALCILMLMGVHLLLAQGNGEHANTETQPPKGSSISRGDRGNVLTIALSASPKNLDPIKYTGVYEGNIIRNVADTVVRYNKDLSAIVPSLATEWSVSDDGTVYTFKLRDDVYFQPGTYQDGKKMTAADVKFSLERSAEKSAMNRLGMLKSVEIVNDYEIKCHLDHPNAAFLTVLTDAGNVIVSPEDAKGWGESFGAHLVGTGAFSLSEFKPDQEAILNRFDHYWGPKPNLDGAIFKFITDAAQMTNALRSGEIDVATDLGGENVKVVSDDPNLVLDAVPGLHVAYVYMNLMHGPTADKRVREAIIKAIDINALIKGVYPYNEAQRAYLPLPPGSWGYDASLEKLIPSYDPEGAKSLLKDAGYPDGFHIDVYVANKPARVKMCTILQAYLKKNLNVDLEIKTAEWGTFSEVASSGKAGMYAMSWTWYPDPFFFLNKMFHSSEIGALGNGQGFNNPEVDMLLDKALTVPDLESRKVLYQKALKLIVSEYPRIDYSNEKVIYGFNPSVKGFVVTADNSIDLVSPEVNVYLED; from the coding sequence ATGAAGAAAAGGTTTTGGCTGGCTTTGTGTATTCTTATGCTTATGGGTGTGCACCTGCTTCTGGCACAGGGCAACGGGGAACATGCGAATACCGAAACACAACCCCCCAAAGGTTCATCGATTTCCAGAGGAGATAGAGGGAATGTCTTAACTATTGCCCTTTCTGCTTCTCCCAAGAATCTTGATCCAATAAAGTATACAGGAGTGTATGAGGGCAACATCATTCGTAATGTTGCCGATACCGTTGTACGGTACAATAAAGACTTGTCTGCAATCGTACCTTCGCTGGCCACCGAGTGGTCGGTGAGCGATGACGGTACCGTGTATACCTTCAAACTTAGAGACGATGTCTATTTCCAGCCTGGTACCTATCAGGATGGGAAAAAGATGACCGCTGCCGATGTGAAGTTTTCTTTGGAACGATCGGCCGAGAAATCGGCGATGAACCGCCTGGGGATGCTCAAATCTGTCGAAATCGTAAACGATTATGAGATCAAATGCCACCTCGACCACCCTAATGCCGCTTTTCTGACCGTACTGACGGATGCGGGAAACGTTATCGTTTCTCCTGAAGATGCCAAGGGCTGGGGAGAAAGCTTTGGTGCTCATCTTGTAGGTACAGGGGCATTTTCCCTTTCTGAGTTTAAGCCTGATCAGGAAGCAATTCTCAACAGATTCGATCATTATTGGGGGCCTAAACCGAACCTCGACGGTGCTATTTTCAAATTCATTACCGATGCCGCTCAGATGACCAACGCCTTACGGAGCGGTGAAATCGATGTTGCGACCGATCTCGGCGGTGAGAATGTGAAGGTCGTTTCCGATGACCCCAATTTGGTGCTTGATGCTGTTCCGGGACTCCACGTTGCATATGTTTACATGAATCTGATGCATGGACCTACCGCCGATAAGAGGGTCAGGGAGGCCATCATAAAGGCCATCGATATTAATGCATTGATTAAGGGGGTATACCCCTACAATGAGGCTCAGCGTGCCTATCTGCCGCTGCCTCCTGGATCCTGGGGATACGATGCTTCTCTGGAAAAATTGATTCCTTCCTATGACCCCGAAGGGGCAAAGAGCTTATTGAAAGATGCCGGTTATCCCGATGGTTTTCATATCGATGTTTATGTTGCCAACAAGCCTGCCAGGGTGAAGATGTGTACCATTCTTCAGGCCTATCTAAAAAAGAACCTGAACGTTGATTTGGAGATAAAGACTGCTGAATGGGGAACGTTTAGTGAAGTTGCATCCAGTGGAAAGGCCGGGATGTACGCCATGTCATGGACCTGGTATCCTGATCCCTTTTTCTTCCTTAACAAGATGTTCCACAGTTCGGAAATCGGAGCGTTAGGGAATGGACAGGGATTCAACAACCCCGAGGTCGATATGCTCCTCGATAAGGCCCTCACGGTGCCGGATCTTGAATCACGAAAGGTTCTGTATCAGAAGGCCCTGAAACTGATCGTCTCCGAATATCCACGGATAGATTACTCCAACGAGAAGGTTATCTATGGTTTCAATCCGTCGGTTAAGGGCTTTGTTGTAACGGCTGACAATTCAATTGATCTTGTTTCACCTGAGGTGAACGTCTATCTGGAAGATTAG